The following nucleotide sequence is from Halomonas chromatireducens.
ATGAAGGACAGCCTGTGAGTGACAAGACCCTGGGCAAGGCGGTGCGTGCTGACGGTGCGCGATCCCTGGCTCGCTATCTGCAGCAGCAAATCGAGAGTGGCAGTTTCCCCGCGGGACACCGCTTGCCAACAGAGCGTGAGCTCAGTGAGCGCTTTGCCGCATCGCGTGGCGCGGTCAGGCGGGTGCTTGGCAACTTCAAGCAGCTGGGGTTGATCACCCAGGTCGTGGGCAGTGGCACCTTCGTCTCGGAAAGGGTCGGTGAGCTGGTTGTGCCACGCGATGAGCCACCGACTGAGGCTCGTTCAGTGGCTATCCAGACCAGTCCGGCACAACTGATGGAGGCGCGGCTGCTGATTGAGCCGCAGATGGTGGCACTAATCGTGCGCTACGCTACCGCATCCGACTTTGAGCGGATGGATGAGTGCATCGTCCGCTCGGAAGCCGCCACGGCTATCGAGGAGTTCGAGCACTGGGATGGGGCACTACACCAGGCGTTTGCCGAAGCTACTCACAACAGCTTCTTCCTGCGTATTCTTGAACTGACCAACGTGGTGCGTGAGGAGGGGGAGTGGGGCCGTCTGAAGCGAGTCTCGTTGACCCCGGAGCGGCGCAAGCGCTACGAGATGCAGCAT
It contains:
- a CDS encoding FadR/GntR family transcriptional regulator encodes the protein MSDKTLGKAVRADGARSLARYLQQQIESGSFPAGHRLPTERELSERFAASRGAVRRVLGNFKQLGLITQVVGSGTFVSERVGELVVPRDEPPTEARSVAIQTSPAQLMEARLLIEPQMVALIVRYATASDFERMDECIVRSEAATAIEEFEHWDGALHQAFAEATHNSFFLRILELTNVVREEGEWGRLKRVSLTPERRKRYEMQHRAIVAALRDRDEDTARALLEEHLREVQKNLFGRD